One genomic region from Gossypium hirsutum isolate 1008001.06 chromosome D13, Gossypium_hirsutum_v2.1, whole genome shotgun sequence encodes:
- the LOC107918128 gene encoding 2-alkenal reductase (NADP(+)-dependent), which yields MATVENRQVVLERYIEGVPKVTDMAMKIGKIELKAPKGSGAFLVKNLYLSCDPYMRGRMRDFHGSYIPPFVPSQPIEGFGVGKVLDSDNPDFKPGDFISGITGWEEYSLIHNTSQLRKIQPDDAIPLSYHLGLLGMPGFTAYVGFYEICSPKKGEYVFVSAASGAVGQLVGQLAKLHGCYAVGSAGSRQKVDLLKNKLGFDEAFNYKEEADLDAALKRYFPEGIDIYFDNVGGEILDAALLNMRIHGRIAVCGMVSLHSISDPKGIHNLYCVVPKRIKMQGFLQSDYLDKFPEFLEHVTKNFKEGKIVYIEDMNDGLESGPAAFVGLFSGQNIGKQVICVARD from the exons ATGGCGACAGTAGAGAACAGGCAAGTGGTGCTTGAAAGGTACATAGAAGGAGTACCCAAGGTGACAGACATGGCAATGAAGATTGGGAAAATAGAGTTGAAGGCTCCCAAAGGCTCGGGTGCTTTTCTAGTCAAGAATCTCTATCTCTCTTGTGATCCTTACATGagaggtcgcatgcgtgattttCATGGTTCTTATATCCCACCTTTTGTTCCTTCTCAG CCTATTGAAGGATTTGGAGTGGGAAAAGTGTTGGATTCTGATAACCCTGATTTCAAACCAGGAGATTTCATTTCAGGAATCACTGGATGGGAAGAGTACAGCTTGATTCACAACACTTCACAGTTGAGAAAGATTCAACCAGATGATGCTATCCCTCTCTCTTACCACTTGGGACTTCTTG GTATGCCAGGTTTTACTGCTTATGTAGGATTTTATGAAATCTGTAGCCCAAAGAAAGGAGAATATGTTTTTGTATCTGCAGCTTCAGGAGCTGTTGGTCAGCTTGTTGGACAACTTGCCAAGTTACATGGCTGCTATGCAGTTGGAAGTGCTGGAAGTAGGCAAAAG GTTGATCTTCTTAAGAACAAGCTTGGGTTTGATGAAGCCTTTAACTACAAAGAGGAGGCAGACCTAGATGCTGCTTTGAAAAG GTACTTCCCAGAAGGCATCGATATCTACTTCGACAACGTGGGCGGGGAGATTCTGGATGCAGCTTTGCTCAACATGCGGATTCACGGTCGTATAGCTGTTTGCGGAATGGTGTCGCTACATAGTATCTCCGATCCGAAAGGGATCCACAATTTGTATTGTGTTGTACCAAAGCGCATCAAGATGCAAGGATTCTTGCAAAGCGACTACTTAGATAAATTCCCTGAATTTTTAGAACATGTCACTAAGAACTTCAAAGAGGGGAAGATTGTGTACATTGAAGACATGAATGACGGTTTAGAGAGTGGTCCAGCTGCTTTTGTTGGACTGTTTTCAGGCCAAAATATTGGCAAGCAGGTCATATGTGTAGCCAGAGACTGA